A window of the Microvirga terrae genome harbors these coding sequences:
- a CDS encoding PAS domain-containing protein, with translation MAGRMRDHDWTATPLGPTETWPQALRTAVEMVLASPLVSSLVCGPDRILIYNDAAAVLYGTRHPAALGRPLPETFPEGWRTVAPLYERVFTGESIQVTAQPLDTRGEGEAASNIFDAVLIPLRDEQGRVAYAHMTGFEVGGRLRAEAALRESEERQAFLLKLSDALRAEPNADAIANCALRMLIAKMQLDRSYITVYRLDENRADVTHQLGNDRVPPLPEMFVLSDFPEAFRALHDRTFVIEDDFERQGLSDAEKHNSRSLGMRAMVAPTLRKGESHPLWSMVAISAQPRRWTRGEITLVEEVAERTWAAMERACAEEALRESEGSLRVIMDNVPAMIGFYDREFRYRAINEEFSRFFKRPKEGIIGRTVAEIAGERIFASLKPWMERTLAGETVRCEDQGWRAADPNLWGWTEENYIPHFAASGEVDGFYALVFDITERKKAEEALRESEERFRALATAGSYMMYRMSPDWRHMYQLSGEGMLADTVEPVADWADTYLLPEDQPVIFTAIEEAIRTKSLFELEHRVRQVNGGVGWVLSRAVPILGPDGNIVEWFGTGVDVTAKRKVEEKLREAEERYRGELEQQVRERTADLQASRDLLQATMDSSMDMIQVFEAVRDGAGEIVDFRWVLNNHTSESRYGKVEGESLLTRNPGVVQEGIFGAFKRVTETGRPEQAERHYVHEQFDGWFYQSVVKLGDGVATTTKEITEWKKAQEEVVRLRDAVAQAKLRESEEKYRSLFETLGQGYAECELIRGGDGHATDLRYIALNPALERLSGLKVAETVGRTAREAVPGIEESQFEMYEKIVDAGVPERREYEVAPLGRWYECYVYPTKSDRFFALYEDITERKRRERNAELMAEIGQDLSVLSSPDEIIQTVGARLGHFLHASGCIFADVDEVNNEATIHHGWNATDVPSLKQTFRLADYFGDEFARAGRAGETVIVCDTARDERADAGAYARLKLGAFITVPFQQQGRWIANITVTTREPRTWRADEIELLQEIANRVFPRIERARAEAALRESEERFRQFADASSDVLWIRDAQTMTMEYLNPAFERVYGHPRQKVLAEGLGEWGELIHPEDRDMALEKMECVRRGERITHEFRLLHPDGGIRWIENTDFPLFDMQGKVQRIGGYAKDVTEKKEIAERMKVLVAELQHRTRNLIVVVRSIADRTLATSSSLDEFRGRFRDRMGALGRVNGLLSQLNERDRISFDELIRTELAGHGVVDGEGHEQVTLEGPKGIRLRSATVQTFALGLHELATNAVKHGALSRPEGRLAIRWGLVPGQDGEPRLRVEWQESGVTVPPPARGQPYRRGSGRELIERSLPYQLGADTSYELTPEGGALHDHPADLHHALGGGACLIL, from the coding sequence ATGGCCGGCCGCATGCGTGATCACGACTGGACGGCAACCCCGCTTGGTCCGACCGAGACTTGGCCGCAGGCGCTGCGTACGGCCGTCGAGATGGTGCTCGCAAGCCCGCTCGTCTCGTCCCTCGTGTGCGGGCCCGACCGGATCCTGATCTACAATGACGCGGCCGCGGTATTATACGGAACCCGCCATCCCGCTGCACTCGGACGCCCTCTGCCGGAAACCTTTCCTGAAGGGTGGAGGACGGTCGCGCCCCTCTACGAGCGCGTCTTCACGGGGGAAAGTATCCAGGTCACCGCCCAGCCGCTCGATACGCGCGGCGAAGGCGAGGCCGCCTCGAACATCTTCGACGCCGTCCTGATCCCGCTCCGTGACGAGCAGGGCCGCGTCGCCTACGCGCACATGACGGGGTTCGAGGTCGGCGGCCGCCTGCGCGCCGAGGCTGCGTTGCGCGAAAGCGAGGAGCGGCAGGCGTTCCTGCTGAAGCTCAGCGACGCACTACGGGCCGAGCCAAACGCGGACGCCATCGCGAACTGTGCGCTTCGGATGTTGATTGCGAAGATGCAGCTCGACCGCAGCTACATCACGGTCTACCGGCTGGATGAGAACCGCGCCGACGTCACCCACCAGTTGGGGAACGATCGTGTGCCGCCGCTGCCCGAAATGTTTGTCTTGTCCGATTTCCCCGAAGCTTTTCGAGCCTTACACGACCGGACCTTCGTGATCGAGGACGACTTCGAACGACAGGGCCTATCGGACGCCGAGAAGCACAATAGCCGTAGCCTCGGGATGCGTGCCATGGTGGCTCCGACACTTCGTAAGGGCGAGAGCCATCCGCTCTGGTCCATGGTTGCGATTTCAGCGCAGCCTCGGCGCTGGACGCGAGGCGAGATTACCCTTGTGGAAGAAGTGGCGGAGCGCACCTGGGCGGCAATGGAGCGGGCGTGTGCAGAAGAGGCGCTGCGCGAGAGCGAAGGAAGCCTGCGCGTCATCATGGACAACGTCCCGGCGATGATCGGCTTCTACGACCGCGAGTTTCGCTATCGTGCCATCAACGAGGAGTTCAGCCGGTTCTTCAAGCGGCCGAAGGAAGGGATTATCGGCCGCACCGTGGCGGAAATCGCAGGCGAGCGTATCTTCGCGAGTTTGAAACCGTGGATGGAGCGGACGCTGGCCGGCGAGACAGTGCGGTGCGAGGATCAGGGCTGGAGGGCGGCCGATCCGAACCTCTGGGGCTGGACGGAGGAGAACTACATTCCGCACTTCGCCGCGTCCGGCGAAGTTGACGGCTTCTATGCCCTTGTCTTCGACATCACGGAACGCAAGAAAGCCGAGGAAGCTCTGCGTGAGAGCGAGGAGCGCTTCCGGGCTCTCGCCACCGCCGGCAGCTACATGATGTATCGCATGAGCCCGGACTGGCGGCACATGTATCAGCTCTCGGGCGAGGGCATGCTGGCCGATACGGTCGAACCGGTCGCGGACTGGGCCGACACTTATCTCTTGCCTGAAGATCAGCCGGTGATCTTCACCGCCATCGAGGAGGCGATCCGCACCAAGTCTCTTTTCGAGCTGGAGCACCGCGTGCGCCAAGTCAACGGTGGAGTGGGCTGGGTTCTGTCGCGCGCCGTTCCGATCCTCGGGCCTGACGGAAACATCGTGGAGTGGTTCGGCACCGGTGTCGACGTGACCGCGAAGCGCAAGGTCGAAGAGAAGCTGCGCGAAGCGGAGGAACGCTACCGTGGTGAACTCGAGCAACAGGTCCGGGAGCGCACGGCTGATCTTCAGGCGAGCCGCGATCTCCTCCAGGCGACGATGGACTCGTCAATGGATATGATCCAGGTGTTCGAGGCGGTCCGGGACGGGGCTGGCGAGATCGTCGACTTTCGCTGGGTGCTCAACAATCACACCTCTGAGAGCAGGTATGGCAAGGTCGAGGGCGAGAGCCTGCTCACACGCAACCCCGGCGTCGTCCAAGAAGGTATCTTCGGCGCCTTCAAGCGTGTCACCGAGACGGGCAGGCCAGAGCAGGCCGAGCGGCACTACGTGCACGAGCAGTTCGACGGCTGGTTCTACCAGTCCGTCGTGAAGCTCGGCGACGGCGTGGCGACCACTACGAAGGAGATCACCGAGTGGAAGAAGGCGCAGGAAGAGGTCGTCCGTCTCCGGGATGCGGTTGCCCAGGCGAAGCTGCGCGAGAGCGAGGAGAAGTACCGGTCGCTGTTCGAGACCCTCGGCCAGGGATATGCCGAATGCGAGCTCATCCGCGGCGGTGACGGACATGCGACCGATCTTCGATACATCGCGTTGAACCCCGCTCTCGAGCGTCTTAGCGGCCTCAAGGTCGCCGAGACGGTCGGGCGGACGGCGCGCGAGGCCGTTCCGGGCATCGAGGAATCGCAGTTCGAGATGTACGAGAAGATCGTCGACGCCGGTGTGCCGGAGCGGCGCGAGTACGAAGTCGCTCCGTTGGGCCGGTGGTACGAATGCTACGTCTATCCGACCAAGAGCGATCGGTTTTTTGCCCTCTACGAAGATATTACCGAACGCAAACGCCGCGAACGGAATGCCGAACTGATGGCCGAGATCGGCCAGGACCTATCTGTTTTGTCGTCGCCTGACGAGATCATCCAGACGGTGGGTGCGCGCCTCGGCCACTTCCTGCACGCTTCGGGCTGCATTTTTGCGGATGTCGATGAAGTCAACAACGAAGCCACCATTCATCATGGCTGGAATGCCACCGATGTGCCGAGTCTCAAGCAGACATTTCGGCTGGCGGACTATTTTGGCGATGAGTTCGCCCGCGCCGGTCGTGCGGGCGAAACGGTTATCGTTTGCGACACCGCGCGTGACGAGCGGGCGGACGCAGGCGCCTACGCTAGGCTGAAGCTCGGCGCCTTCATCACCGTTCCTTTCCAGCAGCAGGGGCGCTGGATAGCGAACATCACGGTTACCACCAGAGAACCGCGAACGTGGCGCGCGGACGAAATCGAGCTCCTGCAGGAGATTGCAAATCGCGTTTTCCCGCGCATCGAGCGCGCCCGCGCCGAGGCAGCACTGCGCGAGAGCGAGGAGCGATTCCGGCAGTTTGCCGATGCCTCCTCGGATGTGCTGTGGATCCGCGACGCCCAGACCATGACGATGGAATACCTGAACCCGGCCTTCGAGCGGGTGTACGGACACCCGCGGCAGAAGGTCCTAGCGGAAGGCCTGGGCGAATGGGGAGAGCTGATCCACCCGGAGGACCGTGACATGGCTCTGGAGAAGATGGAGTGTGTGCGCCGAGGGGAGCGGATCACTCATGAGTTCCGCCTCCTGCATCCGGATGGAGGAATCCGCTGGATCGAGAACACCGACTTCCCGCTCTTTGACATGCAGGGGAAGGTCCAGCGCATCGGCGGCTATGCCAAGGACGTGACGGAGAAGAAGGAAATTGCCGAGCGAATGAAGGTGCTGGTGGCCGAACTCCAGCATCGCACCCGCAACCTCATCGTCGTGGTGCGCTCCATTGCGGACCGGACGCTGGCCACCAGCTCCTCTCTTGACGAATTCCGGGGCCGCTTCCGTGACCGCATGGGTGCGCTCGGGCGGGTGAACGGTTTGCTGTCGCAGCTCAACGAGCGTGACCGCATCAGCTTCGACGAACTGATCCGGACGGAACTCGCCGGGCATGGGGTCGTGGATGGCGAGGGACATGAGCAGGTGACGCTGGAGGGACCGAAAGGCATACGCCTCCGCTCCGCCACAGTGCAGACCTTCGCGCTGGGGCTGCATGAGCTCGCCACCAATGCGGTCAAGCACGGGGCGCTCTCCCGTCCGGAGGGGCGCCTCGCCATCCGCTGGGGCCTGGTTCCCGGACAGGACGGGGAGCCCCGCCTGCGGGTGGAGTGGCAAGAGAGCGGCGTGACTGTGCCCCCGCCTGCCCGAGGGCAGCCTTACCGGAGGGGCTCCGGGCGTGAACTGATCGAGCGGTCACTTCCCTATCAGCTCGGTGCCGACACATCGTACGAACTCACGCCGGAAGGGGGTGCGTTGCACGATCACCCTGCCGATCTCCACCATGCACTGGGAGGCGGAGCATGCCTGATCCTCTGA
- a CDS encoding S8 family serine peptidase produces MTRWWRHTLVAVAGLAVALPVRIQLDLGHDSGLPVASEAAFAKGGGGNGNGGGNGNGGGNGGGNGNGNAGGNGGGSAGGGAGNGNGNSDGGRGGAGGPGNGNAGGNSNSGGNGNGGGKSNGAAGGSAASGNGNGGRGNSNAGGLGGGVGGGSGRGNAGGAGYGGSLGGGASAGGGLGAGKGNSNAGGNGSKANAGTSGSVNSANGAVAGASQGLGSGPVKVGPLHAGAASNGANPRSNDRARASAGKTSAGRGKATASGSTTPGTAKSAGKSPAKSAAKSATRTPAARAAVPAKVKPLSPLPVAEDIDRRPKPRQSTRSIVASGLSPENLARLTAQGFRIEARTQGSIAAQVVRLRAPAGLSVAQARQLVRLADARASVDFDEFYYLDEHPPACTGAECLVQPPVNWASLVKWSDAETPQCGPAPLIGLIDTGVNVEHPALNGQAVQVIAQPERHAVPSLQDHGTAVAALLVGRPTSRTPGLLPQARIMAVDAFYRDGGTADRTDVMTLVAAIETLAERGVRVINMSLSGPANEVLQQAVAAAQAKGIVFVAAAGNNGPGAEPSYPAAYPGVVAVTAIDHDLNVYRRATRGPYVDLSAPGVNVWTASAEGSGVLRTGTSYAVPFVSAAASLVIASNPTLDVKEVQSRLEQHTRDLGQPGRDPVFGFGLIQMAGLCAPPASAPAVAAAPGQSSDASAQGLVDQP; encoded by the coding sequence ATGACACGCTGGTGGCGACATACCCTTGTTGCGGTGGCTGGCCTTGCTGTTGCCCTCCCCGTCCGCATTCAGCTGGATCTTGGCCATGATTCAGGTCTTCCCGTCGCAAGCGAAGCTGCGTTCGCCAAAGGCGGCGGTGGAAACGGCAATGGTGGCGGCAACGGCAACGGCGGCGGCAACGGTGGCGGCAACGGGAATGGCAACGCAGGCGGGAACGGCGGGGGCTCGGCCGGCGGTGGCGCAGGAAACGGGAACGGCAATTCGGATGGCGGACGCGGCGGGGCCGGAGGTCCCGGGAACGGCAATGCCGGAGGAAACAGCAACAGCGGCGGCAACGGAAACGGCGGCGGGAAGAGCAATGGTGCGGCCGGCGGCAGCGCAGCAAGCGGCAATGGCAACGGCGGCAGAGGCAATTCGAATGCCGGTGGTCTTGGCGGCGGCGTAGGCGGCGGGTCCGGCCGGGGCAATGCGGGAGGCGCCGGGTACGGAGGCAGCCTCGGCGGCGGAGCCAGCGCTGGCGGCGGCCTTGGTGCGGGCAAGGGCAACAGCAATGCCGGCGGCAATGGCAGCAAGGCCAATGCCGGAACGAGCGGCAGCGTCAATTCCGCCAACGGAGCCGTTGCGGGTGCGAGCCAAGGCCTTGGCAGCGGACCTGTGAAGGTCGGCCCACTGCATGCCGGTGCTGCATCGAACGGTGCCAATCCCCGCTCCAATGACAGAGCCCGCGCGAGCGCCGGCAAGACATCGGCGGGCCGAGGCAAGGCCACCGCATCCGGATCGACGACACCCGGCACGGCCAAGTCTGCAGGCAAGTCTCCCGCGAAGTCTGCGGCCAAGTCCGCGACGCGAACGCCGGCCGCACGGGCGGCTGTTCCGGCCAAGGTCAAGCCGCTCAGCCCCCTCCCGGTCGCCGAGGACATCGACCGGCGGCCCAAGCCACGGCAATCGACACGCTCCATCGTGGCGTCGGGCCTGTCGCCCGAGAACCTGGCCCGGTTGACCGCTCAGGGTTTTCGCATCGAGGCCAGGACCCAGGGCAGCATCGCCGCCCAAGTGGTCAGGCTGCGGGCCCCGGCTGGCCTGTCGGTCGCCCAAGCCCGGCAATTGGTCCGTCTCGCCGATGCGCGGGCCTCGGTGGATTTCGACGAATTCTATTACCTCGACGAGCACCCGCCCGCCTGCACGGGCGCCGAGTGCCTGGTCCAGCCTCCCGTGAACTGGGCTTCGCTCGTGAAGTGGTCCGACGCGGAGACGCCCCAATGCGGCCCGGCTCCCCTCATCGGCCTGATCGATACCGGGGTGAATGTCGAGCACCCGGCCTTGAACGGGCAAGCAGTCCAGGTCATCGCCCAGCCGGAGCGCCATGCGGTCCCGTCGCTGCAGGATCACGGCACGGCGGTCGCGGCCCTTCTCGTCGGACGGCCGACAAGCCGGACGCCCGGTCTCCTGCCGCAGGCGCGGATCATGGCCGTCGATGCCTTCTACCGGGATGGCGGCACGGCCGACCGGACCGACGTGATGACCCTCGTGGCCGCCATCGAGACCCTGGCGGAGCGCGGGGTCCGGGTCATCAACATGAGCCTGTCGGGGCCGGCCAACGAGGTTCTGCAACAGGCCGTCGCAGCGGCCCAGGCCAAGGGCATCGTGTTCGTTGCCGCCGCCGGCAACAACGGTCCCGGGGCCGAGCCGTCCTACCCGGCAGCCTATCCGGGCGTCGTCGCGGTGACGGCCATCGACCACGACCTCAACGTCTACCGGCGCGCCACCCGTGGCCCCTATGTCGACCTGTCCGCTCCCGGGGTGAACGTCTGGACGGCCTCGGCGGAGGGCAGCGGCGTGCTGCGGACGGGAACCTCCTACGCGGTGCCGTTCGTCTCCGCTGCCGCAAGCCTGGTGATCGCATCGAACCCCACGCTGGACGTCAAGGAGGTCCAGTCACGCCTCGAGCAGCATACGCGTGACCTCGGCCAGCCCGGGCGCGATCCCGTCTTCGGCTTCGGCCTGATCCAGATGGCAGGCCTCTGCGCGCCGCCGGCGTCCGCGCCGGCCGTTGCCGCGGCTCCGGGGCAGTCCTCCGATGCGTCGGCTCAGGGGTTGGTGGACCAGCCGTGA
- a CDS encoding MFS transporter: protein MTVDESPRRASRQGIPTGVWALGFVSMLMDISSEMIHALLPIYMVSVLGASALAVGIIEGIAESTASITKIFSGALSDWLGQRKLLAVLGYGLGALTKPIFPLASAIDGLIAARFLDRIGKGIRGAPRDALVADIAPPHLRGASFGLRQSLDTIGAFTGPLLAIGLMWLTADHFQTVFWVAVVPAVLAVAVLLIWVREPERPPGLRQVRMPLSRSELRRLGAMYWWVVAVAALFTLARFSEAFLLLRAQSVGLPVAFVPLVLVIMGVAYSLSAYPVGVLADRMDRVTLLIVGLLMLVGADLVLAFASGLGALVVGVALWGLHMGFTQGLLATLVAEAAPAELRGTAFGMFNLVTGVALLLASVLAGALWDSLGPQGTFLAGAAFAALTLAGVMSIRARLG, encoded by the coding sequence ATGACAGTCGACGAGAGCCCCCGCAGGGCATCCCGCCAGGGGATTCCGACAGGCGTCTGGGCTCTCGGCTTCGTGTCGATGCTGATGGACATCTCGTCCGAGATGATCCACGCCCTGTTGCCGATCTACATGGTGTCCGTGCTCGGCGCCTCGGCGCTGGCAGTCGGGATCATCGAGGGCATTGCCGAATCCACCGCCTCCATCACCAAGATCTTCTCCGGCGCGCTCAGCGACTGGCTCGGCCAGCGCAAGCTCCTGGCGGTTCTCGGCTATGGTCTCGGGGCGCTCACCAAGCCGATCTTCCCGCTGGCATCTGCCATCGACGGCCTCATCGCGGCGCGCTTCCTCGACCGGATCGGCAAGGGCATCCGCGGCGCGCCGCGCGACGCCCTGGTGGCCGACATCGCGCCGCCGCATCTGCGCGGGGCGAGCTTCGGGTTGCGCCAGTCCCTCGACACCATCGGGGCCTTCACGGGACCCCTGCTGGCCATCGGGCTGATGTGGCTGACAGCCGATCATTTCCAGACCGTGTTCTGGGTCGCCGTCGTTCCGGCCGTTCTGGCCGTGGCCGTGCTGCTGATCTGGGTCAGGGAACCGGAGCGCCCGCCGGGGCTGCGCCAAGTGCGCATGCCGCTGAGCCGGAGCGAGCTCCGCCGGTTGGGCGCCATGTACTGGTGGGTGGTAGCGGTGGCCGCATTGTTCACCCTGGCGCGGTTCAGCGAGGCCTTTCTGCTGCTTCGGGCGCAGTCGGTGGGCTTGCCGGTGGCGTTCGTTCCCCTTGTGCTGGTCATCATGGGGGTGGCCTATTCGCTGTCGGCCTATCCGGTCGGTGTGCTGGCCGACCGCATGGACCGCGTGACGCTCCTGATCGTCGGGCTGCTGATGCTGGTAGGGGCCGATTTGGTCCTGGCCTTTGCGTCCGGACTGGGGGCTCTGGTGGTCGGCGTCGCGCTCTGGGGGCTGCACATGGGGTTCACCCAGGGCCTGCTCGCCACCCTGGTGGCGGAAGCGGCCCCGGCGGAGCTGCGCGGCACGGCCTTCGGCATGTTCAACCTGGTCACCGGGGTGGCGCTGCTGCTGGCGAGCGTCCTTGCCGGAGCCCTCTGGGACAGCCTCGGACCCCAGGGCACGTTTCTGGCGGGAGCCGCCTTCGCTGCCCTGACCCTGGCAGGGGTGATGTCCATTCGTGCCCGCCTGGGCTAA
- a CDS encoding DUF2934 domain-containing protein, translated as MDHREERIRTRAYEIWERRGRSGNPEDHWLEAERALKAEDGSSEAASDRSDATVEEAPPVAAVEALEAASVAPAKTRRPRGSTKGST; from the coding sequence ATGGATCACCGCGAGGAGAGGATTCGGACGAGGGCGTACGAGATCTGGGAGCGCCGGGGCCGGAGCGGCAATCCCGAGGACCATTGGCTGGAGGCGGAACGTGCCCTCAAGGCCGAGGACGGGTCATCCGAGGCCGCATCGGACCGCTCGGACGCGACGGTCGAGGAGGCGCCTCCCGTCGCGGCCGTCGAGGCCCTTGAAGCCGCGTCCGTGGCTCCGGCCAAGACCAGGCGCCCCCGCGGATCGACCAAGGGCTCGACCTGA
- a CDS encoding alpha/beta fold hydrolase, which yields MPDKPPATISEQDTRILIEGGSLFARIWTPEVPANAGRAPIVLLHDSLGCVELWRSFPKALAAATGRRVIAYDRLGFGRSDAYPCRLPFDFIGREAQHVVPQVCEQLDVRDFIVCGHSVGGAMAVETAARFPTRCRALVTVAAQAFVEDRTLEGIRVAQRDFQDPAQLARLARYHGDKAPWAVEAWIGTWLSPDFAHWSLDEALEAVRCPVLAIHGERDEYGSVEHPRRIAAGRGTACILPGAGHVPHREDERLLTDVISRFGREIEADGVA from the coding sequence ATGCCCGACAAACCCCCGGCCACGATCAGCGAGCAGGACACCCGGATTCTGATCGAGGGGGGCAGCCTCTTCGCCAGGATCTGGACGCCGGAGGTTCCTGCGAATGCCGGGCGTGCGCCGATCGTGCTGCTCCACGATTCCCTCGGCTGCGTGGAGCTCTGGCGCAGTTTCCCGAAGGCTCTCGCGGCTGCGACGGGCAGGCGGGTCATCGCCTATGATCGCCTCGGCTTTGGCCGCTCGGATGCCTATCCGTGTCGGCTGCCGTTCGACTTCATCGGCCGGGAGGCGCAGCACGTCGTGCCCCAGGTGTGCGAGCAGCTCGACGTGCGGGACTTCATCGTCTGCGGCCACAGCGTGGGGGGCGCCATGGCCGTCGAGACGGCAGCCCGCTTCCCGACGCGGTGCCGCGCGCTCGTCACGGTCGCCGCTCAGGCCTTCGTCGAGGACAGGACCCTCGAGGGTATCCGCGTCGCGCAGCGCGACTTCCAGGATCCGGCCCAGCTTGCGCGCCTGGCGCGATACCACGGCGACAAGGCCCCATGGGCCGTCGAGGCCTGGATCGGCACCTGGCTGTCGCCTGATTTTGCGCATTGGTCCCTGGACGAGGCCCTGGAGGCGGTCCGCTGCCCGGTGCTGGCCATTCATGGAGAGCGTGACGAGTACGGTTCTGTCGAACATCCCCGACGCATCGCCGCCGGGCGTGGCACGGCCTGCATCCTGCCAGGAGCCGGGCACGTGCCGCATCGGGAGGACGAGAGGCTCCTCACCGACGTGATCTCCCGTTTCGGGAGAGAAATCGAAGCTGACGGCGTCGCCTAG
- a CDS encoding tartrate dehydrogenase — MNSYKIAAIPGDGIGKEVIAAGVEVLQALGARDGGFGLEFETFDWGSDYYKTHGVMMPENGRETLRRFDAIYFGAVGAPDVPDHVTLWGLRLAICQPFDQYANVRPTRILPGIEGPLRNVAAKDLDWVIVRENSEGEYAGQGGRSHRGLPEEVATEVSIFTRAGVTRIMRYAFRLAQSRPRKLLTVVTKSNAQRHGMVMWDEIAAEVAQDFPDVTWDKMLVDAMTMRMTLKPQSLDTIVATNLHADILSDLAAALAGSLGIAPTANLNPERTFPSMFEPIHGSAFDITGKGIANPVGTFWTATMMLEHLGEKPAAERLMRAIERVTADPALHTPDLGGSATTRQVTDAVIAAIHGDNA, encoded by the coding sequence ATGAACAGCTACAAGATAGCCGCCATTCCGGGCGATGGAATCGGCAAGGAAGTCATCGCGGCCGGCGTCGAGGTCCTCCAGGCCCTGGGAGCCCGCGACGGCGGCTTCGGGCTCGAATTCGAGACCTTCGACTGGGGCTCGGACTACTACAAGACCCATGGCGTCATGATGCCGGAGAACGGCCGCGAGACCCTTCGACGATTCGATGCGATCTATTTCGGCGCCGTGGGCGCGCCGGACGTGCCCGATCACGTCACCCTGTGGGGACTGCGCCTGGCGATCTGCCAGCCCTTCGACCAATACGCGAATGTGCGCCCGACGCGCATCCTGCCGGGGATCGAAGGACCGCTTCGCAACGTGGCCGCGAAGGATCTCGACTGGGTGATCGTGCGCGAGAACTCCGAGGGCGAGTATGCCGGCCAGGGCGGGCGCTCGCACCGCGGCCTGCCGGAAGAAGTCGCAACCGAAGTCTCGATCTTCACCCGGGCCGGCGTCACCCGCATCATGCGCTATGCCTTCAGGCTCGCGCAGTCGCGGCCGCGCAAGCTCCTGACGGTGGTGACGAAATCGAACGCGCAGCGCCACGGCATGGTCATGTGGGACGAGATCGCCGCCGAGGTGGCGCAGGACTTCCCGGACGTGACCTGGGACAAGATGCTGGTCGACGCCATGACCATGCGCATGACCCTCAAGCCCCAGAGCCTCGACACCATCGTGGCCACCAACCTGCATGCGGACATCCTGTCTGATCTGGCTGCGGCGCTCGCCGGCTCGCTCGGCATCGCGCCGACCGCCAACCTCAATCCGGAGCGGACATTCCCCTCGATGTTCGAGCCGATCCATGGGTCGGCCTTCGATATCACGGGGAAGGGCATCGCCAATCCTGTCGGCACGTTCTGGACGGCAACCATGATGCTGGAGCATCTCGGCGAGAAGCCGGCCGCCGAGCGCCTCATGCGGGCGATCGAGCGGGTGACGGCCGATCCCGCGCTGCATACGCCGGATCTCGGCGGCTCGGCCACGACCCGTCAGGTCACCGATGCCGTGATCGCCGCCATTCACGGCGACAACGCATAG
- a CDS encoding tartrate dehydrogenase, translated as MASDQKKRYRLAVIPGDGIGKETTPEGVRVLEAAAKKFGFDLQLDHFDFSSYDYYAKHGRMLPEDWKEQIGSHDAIFFGAVGWPEKIPDHVSLWGSLLQFRREFDQYINLRPVRLMPGVPTPLANRKPGDIDFWVVRENTEGEYSSIGGKMFPGTDREVVIQETVMTRIGVDRVLQFAFDLAQKRPKKHLTSATKSNGISITMPYWDERVEEMAKRYPDVKWDKYHIDILTAHFVLHPDWFDVVVASNLFGDILSDLGPACTGTIGIAPSGNINPNSDFPSLFEPVHGSAPDIAGQGVANPIGQIWAGAMMLEHLGEAEAAAAIVQAIEDVLSERTLRTRDLGGNAGTETTGKAVAEALG; from the coding sequence ATGGCATCGGATCAAAAGAAGCGCTATCGGCTCGCCGTCATTCCGGGCGACGGCATCGGCAAGGAAACGACCCCCGAGGGCGTGAGGGTGCTGGAGGCCGCGGCCAAGAAATTCGGCTTCGACCTGCAGCTCGATCATTTCGACTTCTCGTCCTACGACTACTACGCCAAGCATGGCCGCATGCTGCCGGAGGACTGGAAGGAGCAGATCGGCTCGCACGATGCCATCTTCTTCGGAGCGGTCGGCTGGCCGGAGAAGATCCCGGACCACGTCTCCCTCTGGGGATCGCTGCTGCAGTTCCGGCGCGAATTCGACCAGTACATCAACCTGCGGCCCGTGCGGCTGATGCCGGGAGTGCCGACGCCGCTCGCCAACCGCAAGCCCGGCGATATCGACTTCTGGGTCGTGCGCGAGAACACCGAGGGCGAGTACTCGTCCATCGGCGGCAAGATGTTCCCCGGCACGGACCGCGAGGTCGTCATCCAGGAAACCGTGATGACGCGCATCGGCGTCGACCGGGTGCTGCAATTCGCCTTCGACCTCGCCCAGAAGCGCCCGAAGAAGCACCTGACCTCGGCCACGAAGTCGAACGGCATCTCGATCACCATGCCCTATTGGGACGAGCGCGTGGAGGAGATGGCCAAACGCTATCCGGACGTGAAGTGGGACAAGTACCACATCGACATCCTGACCGCCCATTTCGTGCTGCATCCCGACTGGTTCGACGTAGTCGTCGCGTCGAACCTCTTCGGCGACATCCTGTCCGATCTCGGACCCGCCTGCACGGGCACGATCGGCATCGCGCCCTCGGGCAACATCAATCCGAACAGCGATTTCCCCTCGCTCTTCGAGCCGGTCCACGGCTCGGCGCCCGACATCGCCGGCCAGGGTGTCGCCAACCCCATCGGCCAGATCTGGGCCGGCGCCATGATGCTGGAGCATCTCGGTGAAGCGGAAGCGGCCGCCGCCATCGTCCAGGCCATCGAGGACGTCTTGAGCGAGCGGACCCTGCGCACCCGCGATCTCGGCGGAAATGCGGGAACCGAGACCACCGGCAAGGCCGTGGCCGAGGCCCTCGGCTAA